In Luteitalea sp. TBR-22, one genomic interval encodes:
- a CDS encoding cation:dicarboxylate symporter family transporter → MSFSTRILLWLAAGAATGVLLGDLVAPLGVIATGFVKLLQMTVLPYVVISIVASLGHLSAVEARRLGVRAGLVLLALWSTGLAFALLMPAVFPVVRQGAFFSTSMLERPPDFDFVDLYIPSNPFNSLANNIVPAVVLFSIVLGVALIAVPRKHVLLDVLSVASDMVGRATKLVVRLTPYGMFAVAAVAAGTLQIEQLARIQVYLVAYVAIAMLLAAWVLPGLVSALTPIGYLELLRPTRAALLTAFVAGDLFIVLPTLTDACKELLSRHVPEADRDHATGLPDVIVPASFNFPHTGKLLSLSFVLFAGWFANAAIPFTSYPALALTGLLTFFGSLNAAVPFLLDVFRIPADTFQLFLATGVINQRFGSLLAAVHTVVVGLLGSAALAGLIRFDAKRLTRYLVITATLTVVVLGSLRLLFETALRPHFDGGAVVAALAPVLPRAEVADADARGSRAAGAPVLDAVRTTGVVRVCYVEGRPPYAFDNAHGSLVGLDVEMAHQLAIDLQARLHLVPRDAEALSEGLASGECDIAMGGVVATPLRATQLAFSTPYMEESLAFVVPDHLRAAYGSWDAVRARGAVRLALPDLPYFRRQVQQRLPEAVMVPLTATAGVFAPGGWTFEAMVLSAERGAFLTLLYPGYSVVVPTPGLIRVPVAYGLPQGDAAWKSFVDAWLELHSRDGSLTQLIDHWIFGRSFAPHQPRWSIVRNVLHWVD, encoded by the coding sequence ATGTCCTTCTCAACCCGCATCCTCCTCTGGCTGGCGGCCGGCGCCGCGACCGGCGTGCTGCTGGGCGACCTGGTGGCGCCGCTCGGGGTCATCGCCACGGGGTTCGTCAAGCTGCTGCAGATGACGGTGCTCCCCTACGTGGTGATCTCCATCGTCGCCAGCCTGGGACACCTGTCGGCGGTCGAGGCGCGCCGTCTCGGCGTCCGCGCCGGCCTGGTGCTGCTGGCGCTGTGGAGCACCGGACTGGCGTTCGCGCTGCTGATGCCGGCGGTCTTCCCGGTGGTCCGTCAGGGGGCGTTCTTCAGCACGTCGATGCTCGAGCGGCCGCCCGACTTCGATTTCGTCGACCTGTACATCCCGTCCAACCCGTTCAACTCGCTGGCCAACAACATCGTGCCGGCGGTGGTGCTGTTCTCGATCGTGCTGGGCGTGGCCCTGATCGCGGTGCCGCGCAAGCACGTGCTGCTCGACGTGCTCTCGGTGGCCAGCGACATGGTGGGCCGCGCCACCAAGCTGGTCGTCCGGCTCACGCCCTACGGCATGTTCGCGGTCGCGGCCGTCGCCGCCGGCACGCTGCAGATCGAGCAGCTGGCCCGCATCCAGGTGTACCTGGTGGCGTACGTGGCGATTGCCATGCTGCTGGCGGCCTGGGTGCTGCCTGGTCTGGTGTCGGCGCTGACGCCGATCGGCTACCTCGAGCTGCTGCGGCCGACCCGCGCCGCACTGCTCACGGCGTTCGTCGCGGGCGACCTGTTCATCGTGCTCCCGACGCTGACCGACGCCTGCAAGGAACTGCTGTCGCGCCACGTGCCGGAGGCCGACCGCGATCACGCCACCGGCCTGCCCGACGTGATCGTCCCGGCGTCGTTCAACTTTCCGCACACCGGCAAGCTGCTGTCGCTCAGCTTCGTGCTCTTCGCCGGGTGGTTCGCCAATGCGGCCATCCCGTTCACGTCGTACCCGGCGCTGGCGCTCACGGGGCTGCTGACGTTCTTCGGCAGCCTGAACGCTGCGGTGCCGTTCCTGCTCGACGTGTTCCGCATCCCGGCCGACACCTTCCAGCTGTTCCTCGCCACGGGCGTGATCAACCAGCGGTTCGGTTCGCTGCTGGCCGCGGTGCACACGGTGGTCGTCGGCCTGCTCGGCAGCGCGGCGCTCGCCGGGCTGATCCGCTTCGACGCAAAGAGGCTGACCAGGTACCTGGTCATCACGGCGACGCTGACGGTGGTGGTGCTCGGGTCGCTCCGCCTGCTGTTCGAGACGGCGCTGCGCCCGCATTTCGACGGCGGGGCCGTGGTCGCCGCGCTGGCGCCGGTCCTGCCCCGGGCCGAGGTCGCCGACGCGGACGCCCGCGGCTCTCGCGCCGCCGGCGCACCGGTGCTGGACGCCGTCAGGACGACCGGGGTGGTCCGCGTGTGCTACGTCGAGGGACGACCGCCGTACGCGTTCGACAATGCGCACGGTTCACTGGTCGGCCTCGACGTCGAGATGGCCCACCAGCTGGCGATCGACCTGCAGGCGCGCCTGCACCTGGTGCCGCGCGACGCAGAGGCCCTGTCGGAGGGGCTGGCGTCCGGTGAGTGCGACATCGCGATGGGCGGCGTCGTCGCGACGCCTCTCCGGGCGACGCAGCTGGCCTTCTCCACTCCGTACATGGAGGAGAGCCTGGCCTTCGTGGTCCCCGACCACCTTCGCGCGGCGTACGGCTCGTGGGACGCGGTGCGGGCGCGGGGCGCAGTGCGGCTCGCGCTGCCCGACCTGCCCTATTTCAGGCGGCAGGTGCAGCAGCGTCTGCCCGAGGCCGTGATGGTGCCGCTGACCGCGACGGCGGGCGTGTTCGCGCCGGGGGGGTGGACGTTCGAGGCCATGGTGCTGTCGGCGGAGCGAGGTGCATTCCTCACCCTGCTCTACCCGGGGTATTCGGTCGTCGTGCCGACGCCCGGCCTGATTCGGGTGCCGGTGGCGTACGGGCTGCCCCAGGGCGACGCGGCGTGGAAGTCCTTCGTCGACGCCTGGCTCGAGCTGCACTCCCGTGATGGGTCGCTGACCCAGCTGATCGACCACTGGATCTTCGGGCGGTCCTTCGCACCGCATCAACCCCGTTGGTCCATCGTCCGCAACGTGCTGCACTGGGTGGACTGA
- a CDS encoding NTP/NDP exchange transporter: MTSPAAPPPSQSSRGWIERALAPIAEVRPGEAATALLLTSTMFVLLGAYYMLKTAREALILADGGAEVKAYSSAGQALLLLGLVPMFSALASRVDRMKLIRWVTLAFVVQIGLFIMASAGGLRIGIPYFLWVGIFNTMVIAQFWAFANDLYTPEQGKRLFPLVGLGSSLGAFVGSVQAAPLARAFGPLPLMGIAGVLVSVCIGLAYGANRANRATQTAAQKKVDDVPLGKDGAFSLVFGNRYLLLIGVLMVLLNVVNTSGEYLFGRLVTEEAVARFGSDAAGHEAREKFVGGVYGNLFSYVNFVGLFLQLFVVSRLFKWLGVEKSLYIHPIVALLGYTFMLRTPSVQTVGLFKIADNSIDYSLGNTTKQALWLPTSREAKYKAKQAVDSFFVRAGDVLQAGVVWAGHAASFGIPAFAAVNVVLTLGWLAVVHSLGSEHARLVAASRTEPDPRAAR; encoded by the coding sequence ATGACCTCACCCGCCGCCCCCCCGCCCTCCCAGTCATCGCGCGGCTGGATCGAACGTGCGCTGGCCCCCATCGCGGAGGTGCGCCCCGGTGAGGCCGCCACCGCGCTGCTGCTCACCAGCACGATGTTCGTGCTGCTCGGGGCGTACTACATGCTGAAGACGGCGCGCGAGGCGCTGATCCTGGCCGACGGCGGCGCGGAGGTGAAGGCCTACTCGTCGGCGGGCCAGGCGCTGCTGCTGCTCGGCCTGGTGCCGATGTTCAGCGCCCTGGCGTCGCGCGTCGACCGCATGAAGTTGATCCGCTGGGTGACGCTGGCCTTCGTGGTGCAGATCGGGCTGTTCATCATGGCCAGCGCCGGCGGGCTGCGCATCGGCATCCCCTACTTCCTCTGGGTCGGGATCTTCAACACGATGGTGATCGCTCAGTTCTGGGCGTTCGCCAACGACCTCTACACCCCGGAGCAGGGCAAGCGCCTGTTCCCGCTGGTCGGCCTCGGCAGCAGCCTGGGGGCGTTCGTGGGATCGGTGCAGGCCGCACCGCTCGCGCGGGCGTTCGGGCCCCTGCCCCTCATGGGCATCGCCGGCGTGCTGGTGAGCGTGTGCATCGGGCTGGCGTACGGGGCCAATCGCGCCAATCGCGCCACACAGACGGCGGCGCAGAAGAAGGTCGACGACGTGCCGCTCGGCAAGGACGGGGCGTTCTCGCTGGTGTTCGGCAACCGGTACCTGCTGCTGATCGGCGTGCTCATGGTGCTGCTCAACGTGGTCAACACCTCGGGTGAGTACCTGTTCGGCCGCCTCGTCACCGAGGAAGCCGTCGCCAGGTTCGGCAGCGACGCGGCGGGGCACGAGGCGCGCGAGAAGTTCGTCGGCGGCGTGTACGGCAACCTGTTCTCGTACGTGAACTTCGTGGGGCTGTTCCTGCAGCTGTTCGTGGTGTCGCGGCTGTTCAAGTGGCTGGGCGTGGAGAAGTCGCTCTACATCCACCCGATCGTCGCGCTGCTCGGCTACACCTTCATGCTGCGCACGCCCTCGGTGCAGACGGTGGGCCTGTTCAAGATCGCCGACAACTCGATCGACTACTCGCTGGGCAACACGACCAAGCAGGCGCTCTGGCTGCCGACCAGCCGCGAGGCGAAGTACAAGGCCAAGCAGGCCGTGGACTCCTTCTTCGTGCGCGCCGGCGACGTGCTGCAGGCCGGCGTCGTCTGGGCCGGCCATGCCGCCTCGTTCGGCATCCCGGCCTTCGCCGCGGTGAACGTCGTCCTGACGCTCGGCTGGCTGGCCGTGGTCCACTCCCTCGGCAGCGAGCACGCGCGGCTCGTCGCCGCCTCGCGCACCGAGCCCGACCCACGAGCCGCACGCTGA